A genomic stretch from Deinococcus roseus includes:
- a CDS encoding ArsR/SmtB family transcription factor, which translates to MAYYSHQRTNTTGKGGVPINALTFNALAEEHRLQIVELLIQQPLTVGEIATRLQIRQPQASKHLRVLTDAGLIEVQAVANRRICTLRAQPFQELDGWLHRYRQLWEERYDKLEDYLQQLQKETPEPEKPQIPPSTDPQDKPQN; encoded by the coding sequence ATGGCATACTATAGTCATCAAAGAACAAACACCACCGGGAAAGGAGGTGTTCCCATCAACGCCCTCACCTTCAACGCCCTGGCCGAAGAGCACCGCTTGCAAATCGTTGAGTTGCTGATCCAGCAACCCCTCACCGTCGGAGAAATTGCCACCAGGTTGCAGATCCGGCAACCCCAGGCCTCCAAGCACCTGCGCGTTCTGACCGACGCTGGACTCATCGAAGTGCAGGCCGTGGCCAACCGCCGCATCTGCACCCTGCGCGCCCAGCCTTTTCAGGAGCTGGACGGCTGGCTGCACCGCTACCGCCAGCTCTGGGAAGAACGCTACGACAAACTGGAAGATTACCTGCAGCAGTTGCAAAAAGAAACCCCAGAACCAGAAAAGCCCCAGATTCCCCCATCCACAGACCCGCAAGACAAACCCCAGAACTGA
- a CDS encoding GyrI-like domain-containing protein has protein sequence MSETPPETPVLVQLQQQPTLSIHRKIPIADISTSHGECFQLLHDHLKAQQIVAAGPPFVRYHTFEKEHTDVEVGVPLQQDAPASAEIQAGHLPEGPALVTEHVGPHQKLGEAYRRLHQAMKSSSHEPEGAIWEIYHWMDLTKDPAEESTNTPQDWHTTLVQPLKKQ, from the coding sequence ATGTCTGAAACCCCGCCCGAAACCCCTGTGCTGGTTCAACTTCAGCAGCAACCCACCCTCAGCATCCACAGAAAGATCCCCATTGCAGACATCTCCACCAGCCACGGTGAATGTTTTCAGCTTCTGCATGACCACCTGAAAGCGCAGCAGATTGTGGCTGCTGGCCCCCCTTTTGTCCGGTACCACACTTTTGAAAAAGAGCACACCGATGTGGAGGTGGGGGTGCCCCTCCAGCAAGATGCACCCGCTTCCGCGGAAATTCAGGCCGGGCACCTGCCAGAAGGTCCAGCCCTGGTCACAGAGCATGTCGGGCCACACCAGAAACTGGGCGAAGCCTACCGCCGTTTGCATCAGGCCATGAAATCTTCCAGCCATGAACCAGAGGGAGCCATCTGGGAAATCTACCACTGGATGGACCTCACAAAAGACCCAGCAGAGGAATCCACAAACACCCCGCAAGACTGGCACACCACGCTGGTGCAGCCCCTGAAAAAGCAATGA
- a CDS encoding carbohydrate ABC transporter permease, protein MLKTRTKDTPNPSGKKQTGKDTFTAYLFLAPFLLTLLVFFFYGFVRAVYFSFTDYDLFNPPKWMGFRSYLNIFQDDKFRIALINTLLFSFLTTALQTAGALLLAVVLNQRIRGLMFFRSAYYMPSITSSVVITLVFLWLFQKKGIANYLTTQFTQYTPHILLFVGVTVLAQILQVLLEKAKIRQAKSSFQISWFDPLLLWISVAIGGIAVLVASFMGWIQPRDVASFDFDWVYNTDKLFGLLPIPLLFIILMNTFTTIPTLMLFFLAGLQGISSSLYEAAELDGATPWQKFRYVTVPQLQPVTFYAVTISLIGTLQMFDQVKVIGDAAPLDSIITLSYYIYNYSFRGGSSLAGMASAAAMILAALTLLVVLLQRQFFKDEVNR, encoded by the coding sequence ATGTTAAAAACCCGAACCAAAGACACACCCAACCCGTCCGGGAAAAAGCAAACCGGCAAGGACACGTTTACGGCCTACCTGTTTCTGGCCCCTTTTCTGCTGACCTTGCTGGTTTTTTTCTTTTACGGATTTGTGCGGGCCGTGTACTTCAGTTTCACCGATTACGACCTCTTCAACCCTCCGAAGTGGATGGGATTCAGGTCTTATCTGAACATTTTCCAGGACGACAAATTCAGAATCGCCCTCATCAACACCCTGCTGTTCAGTTTTCTGACCACCGCTTTGCAGACCGCTGGAGCCCTTTTGCTGGCCGTGGTTTTGAACCAGCGCATCCGCGGCCTGATGTTCTTCCGATCTGCGTATTACATGCCGTCCATCACCAGTTCGGTGGTGATCACGCTGGTGTTTCTGTGGCTGTTTCAGAAGAAAGGCATCGCCAATTACCTGACCACCCAGTTCACGCAGTACACCCCGCACATCCTGCTTTTTGTGGGCGTGACGGTGCTGGCCCAGATTTTGCAGGTGCTGCTGGAAAAAGCAAAAATCCGGCAGGCAAAAAGCAGCTTCCAGATCTCCTGGTTTGATCCCTTGCTGCTGTGGATCAGTGTGGCCATCGGGGGGATTGCAGTGCTGGTCGCGAGTTTCATGGGCTGGATTCAGCCGCGTGATGTGGCTTCCTTTGATTTCGACTGGGTGTACAACACCGACAAACTCTTTGGCCTGCTGCCCATTCCGCTTTTGTTCATCATCCTGATGAACACCTTCACCACCATTCCGACCCTGATGCTGTTCTTTCTGGCAGGCTTGCAGGGCATTTCCAGCAGCCTGTATGAAGCGGCAGAACTCGATGGAGCCACCCCCTGGCAGAAATTCCGTTATGTGACGGTGCCCCAGTTGCAACCCGTGACCTTTTATGCGGTGACCATCAGCCTGATTGGGACCTTGCAGATGTTCGATCAGGTGAAAGTGATTGGAGACGCGGCTCCACTGGATTCCATCATCACCCTGTCTTACTACATCTACAATTATTCGTTCAGGGGAGGGAGTTCTCTGGCAGGCATGGCCAGCGCTGCCGCCATGATTCTGGCCGCTTTGACCTTGCTGGTGGTGCTGTTGCAGCGCCAGTTCTTCAAAGACGAGGTGAACAGATGA
- a CDS encoding IS66 family transposase produces MKQSAGRNLALRLQKYQVAVLRFLDEPQMPFDNNQTERDLRMMCVKRKVYGGFVLRGVGRGSAGFAAACRPFASRA; encoded by the coding sequence GTGAAACAGAGTGCAGGGCGCAATCTAGCCCTGAGACTACAAAAATACCAGGTGGCGGTGCTGAGATTTCTGGACGAGCCCCAGATGCCGTTTGACAACAATCAAACGGAAAGGGACCTTCGGATGATGTGTGTGAAACGCAAGGTGTATGGGGGTTTCGTTCTGAGGGGGGTGGGGAGGGGTTCTGCAGGATTCGCAGCTGCCTGTCGACCCTTCGCAAGCAGGGCTTAA
- a CDS encoding serine hydrolase domain-containing protein, protein MTGAGGLNSTAPELARWLPAVFEGSLLSKESKKALSTPQVLAYHDQPYSYGLTVGQDEGKPLIQHGGSVSGFQSSMMYFPEQKLSVVVLGNVGYFPADELALNLAHAALGEAVTLPAVRPSLTLTPEQFKKTEGTTSLREQNSASSSSRKTETSPCCPPEAPPLPAGRKP, encoded by the coding sequence ATTACCGGTGCCGGGGGCCTGAATTCCACTGCACCCGAACTGGCCCGCTGGTTGCCAGCCGTGTTTGAAGGTTCCCTGCTCTCAAAAGAGAGCAAAAAAGCCCTCTCCACCCCGCAGGTTCTTGCATACCACGACCAGCCGTACAGCTACGGTCTCACCGTGGGCCAGGATGAGGGGAAACCTCTGATCCAGCACGGAGGTTCGGTCAGTGGTTTTCAGTCCAGCATGATGTATTTCCCCGAGCAGAAACTCAGTGTGGTGGTGCTGGGCAACGTGGGATATTTCCCTGCAGATGAACTGGCCCTGAATCTGGCCCATGCCGCTCTGGGAGAAGCAGTGACCCTGCCAGCAGTGCGCCCTTCCCTCACCCTGACCCCCGAACAATTCAAAAAAACAGAAGGCACTACCAGCTTGAGGGAACAGAATTCAGCTTCATCATCCAGCAGGAAAACGGAAACCTCTCCCTGTTGCCCACCGGAGGCACCCCCTCTACCTGCAGGCCGCAAGCCCTGA
- a CDS encoding GAF domain-containing protein — protein MTQLLDPNEELRLENLYSYGILDTEDEVAFTRIAEDTAFLLQVPSVMVSFMDRERQWFKACIQFSKDDAVRKETFCQYTILSNEPMVVENATTHPMFREHPAVLGDPFIRAYLGVSIISPEGFRIGTLCAVDYQPRTFSDWDRKALQGMARRTIEELQQRLLHNEYQQVLQASPTGFVVLDAQQKIISANPAAQQITGLSWTPGERFEWQGLTVDPQASALKPVYQAANQQGWFTVQHIPLAGNRNLLVLEDTTDQIQYQLYFQTQHVAGEAD, from the coding sequence ATGACCCAGCTTTTGGACCCAAATGAAGAACTCCGTCTGGAGAACCTGTACAGTTACGGGATTCTGGACACCGAAGATGAAGTGGCTTTCACCCGCATTGCCGAGGACACCGCATTTCTGCTGCAGGTCCCCTCGGTGATGGTGTCTTTCATGGACCGGGAACGCCAGTGGTTCAAGGCCTGCATCCAGTTCAGCAAAGATGACGCCGTCCGGAAGGAAACCTTCTGCCAGTACACCATCCTCTCGAATGAACCGATGGTGGTGGAGAACGCCACCACCCACCCGATGTTCAGAGAGCATCCTGCTGTGCTGGGAGATCCCTTCATTCGGGCTTACCTGGGGGTTTCCATCATCAGCCCTGAAGGGTTCCGCATTGGGACATTGTGCGCTGTGGATTATCAACCCCGCACTTTTTCAGACTGGGACCGGAAAGCCCTGCAGGGCATGGCGCGCCGCACCATCGAGGAATTGCAGCAACGCCTGCTGCACAACGAATACCAGCAGGTGCTGCAGGCCTCCCCCACGGGTTTTGTGGTGCTGGATGCCCAGCAGAAAATCATTTCGGCCAATCCAGCTGCGCAGCAGATCACGGGCCTCTCCTGGACCCCGGGCGAGCGTTTTGAGTGGCAGGGCCTGACGGTGGACCCCCAGGCCAGTGCGCTGAAACCTGTGTATCAGGCAGCAAACCAGCAAGGCTGGTTCACGGTGCAGCACATTCCCCTGGCTGGAAACCGCAACCTGCTGGTGCTGGAGGACACCACCGACCAGATCCAGTACCAGCTGTACTTTCAGACCCAGCATGTGGCTGGAGAGGCAGACTGA
- a CDS encoding LacI family DNA-binding transcriptional regulator, whose translation MKITIDEIARVSGVSKGTVSRVINGKTTVAAATREKVLEVMNSLGFVPDPAARELSMRSKHTIGISIGQRDSRISPYFALIWRALARETQELGIQFIELHEDLPSYIRLPNAVLLFSAQHTHKRLDYLKSQNIPAVVIGHEPGHAFVVPDDHRGGQLAAEHLISLGHQQFAFLGTRIPSQAAEDRRNGFVDTLQKAGFSVQDEHDLEGHFNTLDAYRAIRKAWEAGHRFTALFAASDEMALGAIGALQDLDVQVPQQVSVVGFDGFPFPNTQLTTILQDISRIAHAAVQLALSGIEGEDPQGVYVPVQLQKGATTAAPPDVSH comes from the coding sequence GTGAAAATCACCATTGACGAAATTGCACGGGTGTCCGGGGTCTCCAAAGGCACCGTCAGCCGGGTCATCAACGGAAAAACCACCGTCGCCGCCGCCACCAGAGAAAAAGTCCTGGAGGTGATGAACAGCCTGGGCTTCGTTCCCGACCCTGCCGCACGGGAACTGAGCATGCGCTCCAAACACACCATCGGCATTTCCATCGGTCAGAGAGACAGCCGCATCAGCCCTTATTTCGCCCTGATCTGGCGGGCCCTGGCCCGCGAAACCCAGGAACTGGGCATCCAGTTCATTGAGCTTCATGAAGACCTTCCCAGTTACATTCGACTTCCCAACGCCGTGCTGCTGTTCAGCGCCCAGCACACCCACAAGCGCCTGGATTACCTGAAAAGCCAGAACATCCCTGCTGTGGTGATCGGGCATGAACCCGGACATGCTTTTGTGGTTCCAGACGACCACAGAGGTGGACAGCTGGCTGCAGAACATCTGATTTCCCTGGGGCACCAGCAATTCGCTTTCCTGGGCACCAGGATTCCCAGTCAGGCCGCAGAAGACCGCAGAAACGGTTTTGTGGACACCCTGCAGAAAGCCGGTTTTTCCGTGCAGGACGAGCACGATCTGGAAGGCCACTTCAATACACTGGATGCTTACCGGGCCATTCGCAAAGCCTGGGAAGCTGGACACCGCTTCACCGCCCTCTTCGCTGCCAGCGATGAAATGGCGCTGGGGGCCATTGGAGCCCTGCAGGACCTGGATGTCCAGGTGCCACAACAGGTTTCCGTGGTGGGATTTGACGGCTTTCCCTTCCCCAACACACAGCTCACCACCATTTTGCAGGACATTTCCCGCATCGCCCATGCTGCCGTGCAACTGGCACTGTCAGGGATCGAGGGTGAGGACCCTCAGGGGGTTTATGTGCCTGTGCAACTCCAGAAGGGGGCCACCACCGCAGCGCCCCCGGATGTTTCCCACTGA
- a CDS encoding carbohydrate ABC transporter permease yields the protein MNPAHYRSRLVARAVWVYTILIAFSLVVLGPFLLGTLTSFKDNPLEYPPTLSLPKLDPGNMGAAYRLGVAGGGGGFFGELQPGAEVPFEVSIFTPAGQDVVPPVVQVLRLQPGAGIGAVRDPVYAADFATVQDLKAGQTVSAQRPDREGKLQDGTITRYTLKVVYPHLTQQQGEKVRARTPKTFTEDLEAVVGGQVVKVNLDTPEAQQQRTNVPADTVVSLIKKDGQYYLDGPIILDRTPLNVELDRGQQLTDSTLPPTKVERFGRANFFNNITPGIMGFTFNNYLRAFRESVDLETGNSIFLRWVGNSFLIAIVKVLTSIAFASMAGYAFARLQFPGKNLLFVLVLFTMMVPMQVTFLSNFLLLRDGLWGLSKLFGLPNFFNPWGLIVSGLVGSAQVFLMKQFFESLPRELDEAAAIDGASAFQSFWYVTLPQTLPAIATLAITTFQGSWNDFFWPSVVVQNPASNLTLPVGLANFRQAYAGQGDYGLILAGAVISAIPIILLFLFFQRYFVESSVGSAVKG from the coding sequence ATGAATCCCGCTCATTACCGTTCACGTCTGGTGGCCCGCGCAGTGTGGGTGTACACCATTCTGATTGCGTTTTCGCTGGTGGTGCTGGGGCCGTTTTTGCTGGGCACCCTGACCAGTTTCAAGGACAACCCGCTGGAATACCCACCCACCCTGAGTCTGCCCAAACTGGACCCCGGCAACATGGGGGCCGCTTACCGCCTGGGCGTGGCCGGAGGTGGAGGGGGATTCTTTGGGGAACTCCAGCCTGGTGCAGAAGTGCCTTTTGAAGTGAGCATCTTCACGCCAGCAGGTCAGGACGTTGTGCCACCCGTGGTGCAGGTGCTGAGGTTGCAACCCGGTGCAGGCATCGGGGCAGTGCGGGATCCGGTTTACGCAGCAGATTTTGCCACCGTCCAGGATCTGAAGGCAGGCCAGACTGTTTCTGCACAGAGACCAGACCGGGAAGGCAAGCTGCAGGACGGCACCATCACCCGCTACACCCTGAAGGTGGTTTATCCCCACCTGACCCAGCAACAGGGTGAAAAGGTGAGGGCCAGAACCCCAAAAACCTTCACCGAAGACCTGGAAGCTGTGGTGGGTGGGCAGGTCGTGAAAGTCAATCTGGACACCCCAGAGGCCCAGCAGCAGCGCACCAACGTCCCTGCAGACACTGTGGTGTCCCTGATCAAAAAAGACGGGCAGTATTACCTGGATGGTCCCATCATCCTGGACCGCACCCCACTGAACGTGGAACTGGACCGGGGCCAGCAACTCACCGACTCCACCCTGCCCCCCACCAAAGTGGAGCGGTTCGGACGGGCGAACTTCTTCAACAACATCACCCCTGGCATCATGGGGTTCACCTTCAACAATTACCTCAGGGCCTTCCGGGAATCGGTGGATCTGGAAACGGGCAACTCCATATTTCTGCGCTGGGTGGGAAACAGCTTCCTGATTGCCATCGTGAAGGTGCTGACCAGCATTGCCTTCGCCTCGATGGCAGGGTACGCCTTTGCCAGACTGCAATTCCCTGGAAAAAACCTGCTGTTCGTGCTGGTGCTGTTCACCATGATGGTGCCCATGCAGGTCACTTTTTTAAGCAACTTCCTGCTGCTGCGCGATGGTCTGTGGGGCCTGTCAAAACTCTTTGGTCTGCCCAACTTCTTCAACCCCTGGGGCCTGATTGTCAGCGGTCTGGTGGGCAGTGCGCAGGTGTTCCTGATGAAGCAGTTCTTTGAGAGCCTGCCCAGGGAACTGGATGAAGCTGCCGCGATTGACGGAGCAAGTGCCTTCCAGAGCTTCTGGTACGTGACGTTGCCCCAGACCCTGCCCGCCATTGCCACCCTGGCGATCACCACTTTTCAGGGGTCCTGGAATGATTTTTTCTGGCCCTCGGTGGTGGTGCAGAACCCGGCCAGCAATTTGACTTTGCCCGTGGGCCTCGCCAACTTCCGGCAGGCTTACGCAGGCCAGGGGGATTACGGCCTGATTCTGGCCGGAGCTGTGATCAGTGCCATTCCCATCATCCTGCTGTTCCTGTTCTTCCAGCGTTACTTTGTGGAAAGTTCTGTGGGCAGTGCCGTCAAAGGCTGA
- a CDS encoding alpha/beta fold hydrolase gives MPYAELNGLQLHYDIHPSSRNQHPPVVLLHGAMEAGTSMEGLRDVLAPRTIILVDLQAHGRTADMDRTMRLETLADDIAALLDHLNFPEVDVVGYSMGGGVALRLAIQHPERVRKMAVMSFPFKSSGRHPEIAAGLKHLGPQVAKGLMGSPPHRLYTALAPRPEDWPQLVTRLGEAMGADFDWTEEVKALQSQVLLVSGDADMFPPAHAAEFFALLGGGKRSANPDGSGKSPHRLLILPSAAHHEVLQSPVLKVALQDFLKD, from the coding sequence GTGCCTTACGCAGAATTAAACGGATTGCAGCTGCATTACGACATCCACCCCTCTTCTCGGAACCAGCATCCTCCCGTGGTCTTGCTGCATGGAGCCATGGAAGCAGGAACCTCCATGGAAGGCCTGCGTGATGTGCTGGCCCCCAGAACCATCATTCTGGTGGATTTGCAGGCCCATGGTCGCACTGCAGACATGGACCGCACCATGCGCCTGGAAACCCTGGCAGACGACATTGCTGCCCTGCTGGACCACTTGAACTTCCCAGAAGTGGATGTGGTCGGGTACTCCATGGGAGGCGGTGTGGCCCTCCGTCTGGCCATTCAGCATCCTGAGAGGGTGCGCAAAATGGCCGTCATGTCTTTCCCATTCAAGAGCAGTGGGCGGCATCCAGAAATCGCGGCTGGTCTGAAACATCTGGGGCCACAAGTGGCGAAAGGGCTGATGGGCAGCCCTCCTCACCGCCTCTACACCGCACTGGCCCCCCGTCCCGAGGACTGGCCACAACTGGTCACCCGCCTTGGAGAGGCCATGGGAGCAGATTTTGACTGGACCGAAGAGGTTAAAGCCCTCCAGAGCCAGGTGCTGCTGGTTTCTGGCGATGCAGACATGTTCCCCCCAGCGCATGCAGCAGAATTTTTTGCACTGCTGGGCGGAGGAAAACGCAGTGCCAACCCGGATGGTTCTGGCAAGAGCCCTCACCGTCTGCTGATCCTTCCCAGTGCTGCCCACCATGAGGTTTTGCAGTCTCCCGTGTTGAAAGTGGCCTTGCAGGACTTTCTGAAAGATTGA
- a CDS encoding extracellular solute-binding protein, producing the protein MKRSLLLAAALLAGAASAETVVKLNGFAGADVAIVNDLLNKIVNPALAKDGIRAVFEPLQGDFNAALTNALSSGTAGDLMYIDIFVAPGFIKTGKLLPLNGKVSTKPFVPSLVKAFTDTGKVYAIAKDFNSLAITYNKDLFDEADVAYPNENDTWSTFADKLRKVKKALGNDYYGICLPADFARFGAFAFATGWKTFDSKGNSNLLDSRFKEAFNFYTGLVKDKTAILPSDLSQGWSGGCFGGGKVAAAIEGAWISGFLRDNAPNLKYGTAPIPRNDKTKKRGNFIFTVGWAVNKDSKVQAAALKVLDQLTSEKTQQFILTEGLAIPSRTSLQSNSYFNKTTQEAMNAKVVFEGASDGYVYGYSFKQYGGDWMTPVNAALQAVMSGKATTDEALKKAQSDLNSVMKR; encoded by the coding sequence ATGAAAAGAAGTTTGTTGCTTGCTGCTGCCCTGCTGGCCGGTGCTGCCAGTGCCGAGACCGTCGTGAAGCTCAATGGTTTTGCCGGAGCCGATGTCGCCATTGTGAACGACCTGCTCAACAAGATCGTGAACCCGGCTCTTGCCAAAGACGGCATCCGGGCAGTGTTTGAACCCCTCCAGGGGGATTTCAACGCAGCACTCACCAACGCCCTGTCCAGCGGAACCGCCGGAGATCTCATGTACATCGACATCTTCGTGGCTCCGGGGTTCATCAAGACCGGGAAACTGCTGCCTCTCAACGGCAAGGTGAGCACCAAACCTTTCGTGCCCTCCCTGGTGAAAGCCTTCACCGACACCGGCAAGGTGTACGCCATTGCCAAGGACTTCAACTCTCTGGCCATCACCTACAACAAAGACCTCTTCGATGAGGCGGACGTGGCCTACCCCAACGAGAACGACACCTGGAGCACCTTTGCAGACAAGCTGCGCAAGGTCAAGAAAGCGCTGGGGAACGATTATTATGGCATCTGCCTGCCCGCAGATTTCGCCCGCTTTGGTGCCTTCGCATTTGCCACCGGATGGAAAACTTTTGACAGCAAAGGGAACAGCAACCTGCTGGACTCCCGCTTCAAGGAAGCCTTCAACTTCTACACCGGACTGGTCAAAGACAAAACCGCCATCCTGCCCTCGGACCTCTCACAGGGCTGGTCGGGAGGGTGCTTCGGGGGAGGCAAAGTGGCCGCTGCCATCGAAGGGGCCTGGATCTCGGGCTTCCTGCGCGACAACGCTCCCAACCTGAAATACGGCACCGCACCCATCCCCAGGAACGACAAAACCAAAAAACGCGGGAACTTCATTTTCACCGTGGGCTGGGCCGTGAACAAGGACTCCAAAGTGCAGGCCGCAGCGCTCAAGGTGCTGGACCAGCTCACCAGCGAGAAAACCCAGCAGTTCATCCTCACCGAAGGTCTGGCCATTCCCAGCCGCACCAGCCTGCAAAGCAACAGCTACTTCAACAAAACCACCCAGGAGGCCATGAACGCCAAAGTGGTCTTTGAAGGGGCCAGCGACGGTTACGTGTACGGCTACAGCTTCAAGCAGTACGGCGGCGACTGGATGACCCCGGTGAACGCTGCCCTGCAGGCCGTGATGAGTGGCAAAGCCACCACCGACGAAGCGCTGAAAAAAGCCCAGTCCGACCTGAATTCGGTGATGAAGCGGTAA
- a CDS encoding SRPBCC domain-containing protein, protein MTQTTVQSVNPAITSSIESGKVLVLERTFKALRALVFEAFSRAEHLSKWWAPKGWEVPYCTVDFREGGKWHYCMKCVDPNQGQFYGMESWGLGIYKEIDAPERLVYTDYFSDAEGKVNENMPTTLSTVVFEEVDGGTRLITRAAYDTEEALKTVLDMGMLQGVSDTWDRLDEHLQELQK, encoded by the coding sequence ATGACCCAGACCACCGTTCAATCTGTCAACCCTGCCATCACATCCAGCATCGAATCCGGCAAAGTGCTCGTTCTGGAGCGCACCTTCAAAGCCCTCCGTGCCCTGGTCTTCGAGGCCTTCTCCAGAGCCGAACACCTCAGCAAGTGGTGGGCTCCAAAAGGCTGGGAAGTCCCTTACTGCACCGTGGATTTCCGTGAGGGGGGCAAATGGCACTACTGCATGAAGTGCGTGGACCCCAACCAGGGCCAGTTCTACGGCATGGAATCCTGGGGTCTGGGCATCTACAAGGAGATTGACGCTCCAGAGCGCCTTGTGTACACCGATTATTTCTCCGATGCAGAAGGCAAGGTCAACGAGAACATGCCCACCACACTCTCCACCGTGGTCTTCGAGGAGGTTGATGGGGGCACAAGGCTCATCACCCGCGCAGCCTACGACACCGAAGAAGCCCTGAAAACCGTGCTGGACATGGGCATGCTGCAGGGCGTGTCTGACACCTGGGACCGCCTGGACGAGCACCTGCAGGAGCTGCAAAAGTAA
- a CDS encoding glycogen debranching N-terminal domain-containing protein yields MKENELYWVGDDEFRIQSGESGLYRRDTRFLSEYRWELDGAPLNTLMQHLAYPFELHQVSSNDDLGYLMKLGVERTLMLHKNGVQDTLNVQSYQDASYQIRLKVNADFSDMFQVRGYGGWERSVQAEATQTGVRFRYAGQDGVTRHTEISCDPAAVWDGEALNWQARGNTEIQIQIHALLDGESAQEMDFAALRSEYDQHWQPKVTLQNEKDQEVLFRGVQDFRSLLFETRSGIFPAAGIPWFVAPFGRDSLIIGHMTVRDYPEISKGILKYLADHQGQKLDAETLEEPGKILHEERIGEFTRTGNTPHRPYYGTVDATPLFVWLCGEYLKTTGDQAFIADLLPGIEAALHWMQHDADPDGDGFLEYIPHPVGGIKNQVWKDSGDSVFFEDGEEPDPEKPIAIVEVQGYAYAAYRAAEQIYAALGNTAQAQVYRALAHDLQQKFQQHFYWPEANYYVHGLDGDKKPMKVLVSNAAHTLWTGIIPEQYAIEVARTVFNSGLWSGWGIRTLAEGSVRYNPVSYHNGSVWPHDTALAALGMWNYGLKQEAHQITRALFDAALQAQDRRLSELFAGYTRKNAPPVPFPAACHPQGWDAVIPLALRHILEHSGRTLEEITRV; encoded by the coding sequence TTGAAAGAAAACGAACTTTACTGGGTGGGGGATGATGAATTCCGCATTCAATCCGGCGAGAGTGGCCTGTACCGCAGGGACACCCGCTTCCTCAGCGAATACCGCTGGGAACTGGATGGTGCGCCCCTCAACACCCTGATGCAACACCTCGCCTACCCCTTTGAACTGCATCAGGTCTCCTCGAATGATGACCTGGGTTACCTGATGAAACTGGGGGTGGAACGCACCCTGATGCTGCACAAAAACGGAGTGCAGGACACGCTGAATGTGCAGTCTTATCAGGACGCGTCTTACCAGATTCGCCTGAAAGTGAATGCAGATTTCTCGGACATGTTTCAGGTGCGGGGATATGGCGGATGGGAACGCAGCGTGCAGGCAGAGGCCACCCAGACCGGGGTGCGTTTCCGTTATGCAGGGCAGGACGGCGTCACGCGCCACACCGAAATTTCCTGCGATCCTGCTGCCGTGTGGGATGGCGAAGCACTGAACTGGCAGGCACGGGGAAACACTGAAATCCAGATCCAGATTCATGCCCTGCTGGACGGAGAAAGCGCGCAGGAAATGGACTTTGCTGCACTCCGCTCAGAGTACGACCAGCACTGGCAACCAAAAGTCACCCTGCAGAACGAAAAAGACCAGGAAGTGCTGTTCCGGGGGGTGCAGGATTTCCGGTCTCTGCTTTTTGAAACCCGATCCGGGATCTTTCCTGCAGCAGGGATTCCCTGGTTTGTGGCCCCTTTCGGGCGGGATTCGCTGATCATCGGGCACATGACGGTCAGGGATTACCCGGAGATCTCAAAAGGCATCCTGAAGTACCTGGCAGACCACCAGGGCCAGAAACTGGATGCAGAAACCCTGGAAGAACCCGGCAAAATCCTGCACGAGGAGCGCATCGGGGAATTCACGCGAACTGGAAACACCCCCCACCGCCCTTATTACGGGACCGTGGATGCCACCCCTCTTTTTGTGTGGCTGTGTGGGGAGTACCTGAAAACCACAGGAGATCAGGCTTTCATTGCAGACCTCTTGCCTGGGATTGAAGCCGCCCTGCACTGGATGCAGCACGATGCCGACCCGGACGGGGACGGTTTTCTGGAGTACATCCCCCACCCGGTTGGAGGCATCAAAAACCAGGTCTGGAAGGACTCTGGAGACAGCGTGTTCTTCGAGGACGGTGAGGAACCCGATCCGGAAAAACCCATCGCCATTGTGGAAGTGCAGGGCTATGCTTACGCAGCCTACCGTGCTGCAGAGCAGATTTATGCAGCACTGGGAAACACCGCGCAGGCCCAGGTGTACCGTGCCCTCGCACATGATTTGCAGCAGAAGTTCCAGCAGCATTTCTACTGGCCCGAGGCGAATTACTATGTGCACGGTCTGGATGGAGACAAGAAACCCATGAAGGTGCTGGTCAGCAATGCTGCCCACACCCTCTGGACGGGCATCATCCCCGAGCAGTACGCCATCGAGGTGGCCCGCACGGTGTTCAATTCGGGGCTGTGGAGTGGGTGGGGCATCCGCACCCTGGCAGAAGGCAGCGTGCGGTACAACCCGGTGTCCTATCACAACGGCAGTGTGTGGCCCCACGACACCGCACTGGCCGCACTGGGAATGTGGAATTACGGTTTAAAACAGGAAGCCCACCAGATCACCCGCGCTTTGTTCGATGCTGCACTGCAGGCCCAGGACCGCAGGCTGTCAGAGCTTTTTGCAGGGTACACCCGCAAGAATGCACCACCTGTTCCCTTCCCTGCTGCCTGCCATCCGCAGGGCTGGGACGCAGTGATTCCGCTGGCCCTGAGGCACATTCTGGAGCATTCAGGGCGCACATTGGAAGAAATCACCAGGGTGTGA